CGGGTCAGATCGGCGACGAGCTCACCGAAGCGCGCCTCGCCCAGCGCTTCTCGCCAGGGTGCGACGGCAGCCCGGGCCGCCTGGTCGGCGGCCCGCGTGGCGGCCAAGCCGGCCTCGGTCAGCCCCAAGAGCCGGGCGCGGGCGTCGTGGGGGTGTGGATGGCGCACCACGTATCCCTTGCGGACGAGCTCCTCGACCAGCTGGGCGGCGGCCTGCTTGCTCACCCCCAGGTGCTCGGCCAGGTCGGCGGTGGTGGCGTCGCCCGAGGAGATGCGGGCGAAGGCGAAGCCGTGTGCGGGCCGTAGATCCTCGAATCCCTGCAGCGACACGCGAGCGTGGATCTCCTGCACCAACTGTCCGGAGAGTGCCAGCACGAGCGCGGAGAAGGCCAGAGCGTCATCCATGAGTTGACTATAACTCGGCAAGCTGCTTGTCTTCATAGACAAGTTCCTTGTCTATAGGGAGGCTGGCATGCCCTTCATCCGCAGTGACGAAGCCGTCACGCACGAGATCCACGGTGTTCGGTTCGTTTCCTTCGTCCGTCCAGGTACGGGCAGCCGCGACCTGGCCGCCTGGCGCGGCGAAGTCCCGGCCGGAACGGCGGCGCCGGCTCACGTGATCAGCCACGAGGAAACGTTCTACGTGCTGTCCGGTCGCCTCCGGCTCACCATCGGCGGCGAGAGCGCCGAACTCGACGCCGGTGACGCGGCGGTGGCTCCGGCAGGCTCCGAGCTGGCCGTCGCCAACACCACCGACCAGCCCGCGCACATGTGGGTCACCACACGGGCCGGCCTCAGCGCCGTGCTGCCCGACGGCAGCACCATCACGCCGCCCTGGACTCACTGAGCCCACTTCACCGTTGATGAAGGTCAACGAACGTTCGGAAACGGCCGGGACGGGCTGCGTATCCGCCTGACGATCCAGTTCCCCGCGGATACTGCGGAGCACGTCGTCACCGGGCACACGTGGCACTTCGCATGCGAGTTCCTCAACCGGCTGGAGGCCGCGCACGCGGCACGGTGACAAC
Above is a window of Streptomyces subrutilus DNA encoding:
- a CDS encoding cupin domain-containing protein; amino-acid sequence: MPFIRSDEAVTHEIHGVRFVSFVRPGTGSRDLAAWRGEVPAGTAAPAHVISHEETFYVLSGRLRLTIGGESAELDAGDAAVAPAGSELAVANTTDQPAHMWVTTRAGLSAVLPDGSTITPPWTH
- a CDS encoding MarR family winged helix-turn-helix transcriptional regulator, with protein sequence MDDALAFSALVLALSGQLVQEIHARVSLQGFEDLRPAHGFAFARISSGDATTADLAEHLGVSKQAAAQLVEELVRKGYVVRHPHPHDARARLLGLTEAGLAATRAADQAARAAVAPWREALGEARFGELVADLTRLTPRGPIRPAW